The following is a genomic window from Proteiniborus sp. DW1.
ATATTATAGTTAAGCCTTGTAGAACTAACAAATCTTATAATTATTATTTCTTTATTTTTAAATAAAATAGATAAATCTCTTTGGTACTATATGCTATTATTATGTTATAGATTTTTGTTGACGAAAAATAAAAATTTTTAAAAGCCTAACCCAAAAAAAGGTGATTTAAAAATACATCAGAAATACTATTAGTACTTTACTAATCTATCAAAGGATGATATATTATTAACATAGGCATATAATGCCTATATTAGAATATTTCTTTATAAAATTAATGATAAGGAGTTATGATAAAGTGACTAAGAAAATTGATTCTGATGAAATTTACAAATTGCTTAAAAGAAGAATTATCGAATTAGAGTATAGACCGGGTGAGGTCTTAAATGAAGTTGACGTTGCTGATGAGTTTGAAATAAGTAGAACACCAATACGTAAAGTGTTCCAACAATTAAGTGATGATAAGCTACTTAATATTATCCCTAGATTTGGTGCACAAGTAACACCTATAGATTTTAGATATATGAAATCTGTTTTTGAAGTAACTAGAGAGATAGATCCTTTTGCAACAAGGCTAGCTGTTGAGAGAATCAGTAATGAAAACTTGAAAAGACTTGAGGCCATAGTAGATAGGCTAAATCAATACGACATAGAAAGTGATTATCAAAAGGCAATAGATGATGATGAAGAGTTCCATAGGATAATATCAGAAAGCTGTGGAAATCCTTGTTTATCTGAAATATTAGAAAGACTTCATATACATACTGAGAGACTATGGCATTATTCAGAGCAATTTTTTAATTCAATGGATCTTTTTACAAACACATTAAGCAAGGTAGTGAAGGCAATAAAGGAAAAAGACACAGCTAATGCGGAAAAGTATGCAAGAGAGCATATTGATGAATTTGTAGAGAAAATAAAGCAAGAGCTGTTGTAGAAAACATACTTGTTTAGGATAGAACCTTAATATTGGCTTAATTTCAATGATTATTAAGCCAATATTAAGGTTTTTTTAAAACTAGAACTTAGGAGAATTCATATTAAGGACATTCAATTTGGAAATGAAACAGCTGTAAAAGATGGTGTTTTAACAGTAAGAAAAGAAGATATAATTGAAAAGTTAATGGAAGATACAAGAATTAAAGAGATTAAACTGGACATTGCAAGACCTGGAGAAAAGGTTAGAATAATTCCAGTAAAGGACGTTATCGAGCCAAGAGTTAAGATAGAAGGCGATG
Proteins encoded in this region:
- a CDS encoding GntR family transcriptional regulator produces the protein MTKKIDSDEIYKLLKRRIIELEYRPGEVLNEVDVADEFEISRTPIRKVFQQLSDDKLLNIIPRFGAQVTPIDFRYMKSVFEVTREIDPFATRLAVERISNENLKRLEAIVDRLNQYDIESDYQKAIDDDEEFHRIISESCGNPCLSEILERLHIHTERLWHYSEQFFNSMDLFTNTLSKVVKAIKEKDTANAEKYAREHIDEFVEKIKQELL